One genomic segment of Pseudomonas sp. p1(2021b) includes these proteins:
- a CDS encoding TonB-dependent receptor plug domain-containing protein yields the protein MKPPALALLCLPLPLLAAEPDRDDALKLPDVLVSASRQVESRSATSAANTVFTRTDIDRLQPSNVTDLLSRVPGVQVAPTGGRGSLPGIFIRGTKAAQTLVLVDGVRIANATSGDSGLQFLDIDQIERVEVLRGSRSAIYGSDAIGGVIQIFTRRGSGPGLQPRLRLAAGSNQTFQRGLGLSGGSEATRFNLGASLDETAGIDSTGPSFASDGDHDAYRNKSFNLSLSHTFDERFEAGVNVLDSHGRHEYDNPYGRFDETTRLSYPQQPYTDFSVSSFGTYFDAQLSDAWHSRLELGHSENRDDTRDKLSDERFIYNTYRDQVTWQNDFVLNEHNQLILGGDWYQDRFHGTANFSEDSRWNRAAFAQYRFTGDAFSSELGIRQDRNQQYGDQTTWNASLTIPLNPSNDVLVSYSEGFHAPTFNDLYDVKHGNPDLRPEHSKSYELQWRSQLTSNTRMEASLYRTDLRDAISYDPVRQRPDNISSARINGLELALTREWAGWTSQLGLSVTDPRNRENGHTLSRRARRTLSLDLDRQFDRFAVGATWQAASSSYNDEANTDPIAGYGTLGLRGSWAASRELKLDLKLDNLLDKHYSRTHYNYQGTNYGYREEGRTWLLSVTWTPAL from the coding sequence ATGAAACCCCCTGCCCTTGCTCTGCTCTGCCTCCCTCTCCCGCTGCTGGCGGCCGAACCGGACCGCGACGACGCCCTCAAGCTCCCCGACGTACTGGTCAGCGCCAGCCGCCAGGTCGAATCACGCAGCGCCACCAGTGCCGCAAACACGGTGTTCACCCGTACGGACATCGATCGCCTGCAGCCTTCCAACGTCACCGATCTGCTGAGCCGAGTACCGGGCGTGCAAGTGGCGCCTACCGGTGGCCGAGGCAGCCTGCCGGGGATTTTCATCCGCGGTACCAAAGCCGCCCAGACCCTGGTACTGGTCGACGGCGTGCGCATCGCCAACGCCACCTCCGGCGACAGCGGGCTGCAGTTTCTCGACATCGACCAGATCGAGCGGGTCGAGGTGCTGCGTGGCTCGCGTTCGGCCATTTATGGCAGCGATGCCATTGGCGGTGTCATCCAGATCTTCACCCGCCGTGGCAGTGGCCCAGGCCTGCAGCCACGCCTGCGCCTGGCGGCGGGCAGCAACCAGACGTTCCAGCGCGGCCTGGGGCTTTCCGGCGGCAGCGAGGCGACCCGCTTCAACCTGGGCGCCAGCCTGGACGAAACCGCCGGCATCGACTCGACCGGGCCCTCGTTCGCCAGTGACGGCGATCACGATGCCTACCGCAACAAGTCGTTCAACCTGAGCCTGAGCCATACGTTCGACGAGCGGTTCGAGGCGGGGGTGAATGTGCTTGATAGCCATGGCAGGCACGAATACGACAACCCCTATGGTCGTTTTGATGAAACGACCAGGCTGAGCTACCCGCAGCAGCCATATACGGATTTCAGCGTCAGTAGCTTTGGCACCTATTTCGATGCCCAGCTCAGCGACGCCTGGCATTCCAGGTTGGAGCTGGGGCACAGCGAAAACCGTGATGATACCCGCGACAAACTCAGCGACGAGCGTTTTATCTATAACACCTATCGAGACCAGGTCACCTGGCAAAACGACTTCGTGTTGAATGAGCATAATCAGCTGATACTGGGCGGCGACTGGTATCAAGACCGATTCCACGGCACAGCAAACTTCAGTGAGGATAGCCGCTGGAACCGTGCCGCCTTCGCCCAATACCGCTTCACAGGCGATGCCTTCTCAAGTGAACTGGGTATCCGCCAGGACCGCAACCAGCAATATGGCGACCAAACCACTTGGAATGCCAGCCTCACTATCCCGCTGAATCCATCTAACGATGTGCTGGTTTCCTACAGCGAAGGGTTCCATGCCCCTACGTTCAATGATCTCTATGACGTGAAACACGGAAACCCTGACCTTCGCCCCGAGCATTCGAAAAGTTACGAACTGCAATGGCGCAGCCAACTGACGAGCAACACGAGGATGGAAGCGTCCCTGTATCGTACTGACCTACGCGATGCGATCAGCTACGACCCTGTCCGCCAGCGGCCCGATAACATCAGTTCCGCCCGCATCAACGGTCTAGAGTTGGCATTGACGCGAGAATGGGCAGGCTGGACCTCTCAATTAGGCCTCTCCGTGACCGACCCGCGCAACCGCGAGAACGGTCATACCCTGTCTCGCCGGGCGCGGCGTACCTTGAGCCTGGATCTCGACCGTCAGTTCGACCGTTTCGCCGTTGGCGCCACCTGGCAAGCGGCCAGCAGCAGTTACAACGATGAAGCCAATACCGACCCAATTGCCGGCTATGGCACCTTGGGCCTGCGTGGAAGCTGGGCGGCAAGCCGTGAGCTGAAGCTCGATCTGAAGCTGGATAACCTGCTGGACAAACACTACAGCCGCACCCACTACAACTATCAGGGCACCAACTACGGCTACCGCGAAGAAGGCCGCACCTGGCTGCTGAGCGTCACCTGGACGCCGGCGCTCTAG
- the nusB gene encoding transcription antitermination factor NusB yields MISDESDRFNPREPRAADAGKPSKSAKRREARKLATQALYQWHMAQHSLNEIEAQFRVDNDFSDIDGAYFREILHGVPAIKGEIDKALAPCLDLPLEELDPVELAVLRLSTWEFIKRVDVPYRVVINEGVELAKVFGATDGHKFVNGVLDKLAPTLRDAEVKAAKR; encoded by the coding sequence GTGATTAGCGACGAAAGCGATCGTTTCAACCCGCGCGAGCCACGCGCGGCGGATGCAGGCAAGCCCTCCAAGAGCGCCAAGCGCCGTGAAGCCCGCAAGCTCGCGACCCAGGCTCTCTACCAGTGGCACATGGCCCAGCATTCGCTGAACGAGATCGAGGCTCAGTTCCGGGTCGACAACGATTTCTCCGATATCGATGGCGCCTATTTCCGCGAGATCCTGCATGGGGTCCCGGCGATCAAGGGCGAAATCGACAAGGCCCTGGCCCCATGCCTGGACCTGCCGCTGGAGGAGCTCGACCCGGTCGAGCTCGCGGTGCTGCGCCTGTCCACCTGGGAGTTCATCAAGCGCGTCGACGTACCATACCGCGTGGTGATCAACGAAGGTGTCGAGCTGGCCAAGGTCTTCGGTGCCACCGATGGCCACAAGTTCGTCAACGGTGTGCTGGACAAGCTCGCGCCGACTCTGCGCGACGCGGAAGTCAAGGCGGCCAAGCGCTGA
- the thiL gene encoding thiamine-phosphate kinase, with the protein MGEFELIRHYFAAAACAQGGEGVVLGIGDDCALLQLPAGEQLAVSTDTLVEGVHFPAACDPLLLGQRSLAVAVSDLAAMGADPIGFTLALTLPQVGADWLRLYADGLNRMALRCGVSLIGGDTTRGPLAITVTVFGKAPAGQALRRSGARPGDLLCVGGCLGSAAGALPLVLGERTAPAEVAEPLLAQYWSPMPQLALGQLLRGRATAALDISDGLLADCGHIAKASGVALEVDAERVPVSSALQAFLGHEAALHAALTGGDDYVLAFTLPEAQLSSLPEPGVIHVIGRVLEGQGVTLRDGQGQDITPAQRGYQHFRETP; encoded by the coding sequence ATGGGTGAGTTCGAGCTGATCCGTCATTACTTCGCCGCCGCGGCCTGCGCGCAGGGCGGTGAAGGTGTGGTCCTCGGCATCGGTGACGACTGCGCCCTGCTGCAGCTGCCTGCTGGCGAGCAGTTGGCGGTATCCACCGACACCCTGGTCGAAGGCGTGCATTTCCCCGCCGCCTGCGACCCCCTGTTGCTCGGCCAGCGCTCGTTGGCCGTGGCGGTCAGCGACCTTGCGGCCATGGGCGCCGACCCCATCGGCTTCACCCTCGCCCTGACCCTGCCCCAGGTCGGTGCCGACTGGCTCCGGCTGTATGCCGATGGCCTGAACCGCATGGCCTTGCGCTGCGGTGTCAGCCTGATCGGTGGCGACACCACCCGCGGCCCCCTGGCCATCACCGTGACCGTGTTCGGCAAGGCGCCTGCAGGGCAGGCCCTGCGCCGCAGCGGTGCTCGGCCGGGCGACTTGCTGTGTGTGGGCGGTTGCCTGGGTAGCGCGGCCGGGGCCTTGCCACTGGTACTGGGTGAGCGCACGGCGCCGGCCGAAGTTGCCGAACCGCTCTTGGCCCAGTATTGGTCGCCCATGCCCCAGCTCGCCCTGGGCCAGCTGTTGCGTGGCCGAGCCACGGCGGCACTGGATATTTCCGACGGGCTGCTGGCTGACTGCGGGCATATCGCCAAGGCTTCCGGGGTCGCGCTTGAAGTGGATGCCGAGCGGGTTCCGGTCTCATCTGCCCTGCAGGCCTTCCTCGGCCATGAGGCGGCCTTGCATGCCGCGCTCACCGGTGGCGACGACTACGTGTTGGCGTTCACCCTGCCAGAAGCGCAACTTTCATCCCTGCCTGAACCTGGCGTCATCCATGTCATCGGCCGCGTGCTCGAAGGGCAGGGTGTCACGCTGCGCGACGGGCAGGGCCAGGACATCACCCCGGCGCAACGGGGTTATCAACATTTTAGGGAGACACCGTGA
- the ribA gene encoding GTP cyclohydrolase II: MPVVFVAASKLPTPFAIFTMHGFLDEATGREHVVLSLGDIADGEPVLGRLHSECLTGDALFSQRCDCGSQLEAALQAIAREGRGVLLYLRQEGRGIGLLNKIRAYELQDGGADTVEANERLGFAADQRDYAMCQPMLEHLGVGSLRLMTNNPRKVKALTDMGIKVAERVPLHTGHNPHNRHYLATKAGKLGHMMGNEHQGEPQA, encoded by the coding sequence GTGCCCGTCGTCTTTGTCGCCGCCTCGAAACTCCCGACTCCTTTCGCGATCTTCACCATGCATGGCTTTCTCGATGAAGCCACAGGCCGTGAGCATGTGGTGCTCAGCCTGGGTGATATCGCCGATGGCGAGCCGGTGTTGGGGCGCCTGCATTCCGAGTGCCTGACTGGCGACGCGCTGTTCAGCCAGCGCTGCGACTGCGGCTCGCAACTGGAGGCCGCATTGCAGGCCATTGCCCGGGAAGGCCGGGGTGTGCTGCTGTACCTGCGCCAGGAAGGCCGTGGCATCGGTCTGTTGAACAAAATCCGCGCCTATGAGCTTCAGGACGGCGGTGCCGACACCGTCGAGGCCAACGAGCGCCTGGGCTTTGCCGCCGACCAACGCGACTACGCCATGTGCCAGCCCATGCTCGAGCACCTGGGCGTCGGCTCGCTGCGCCTGATGACCAATAACCCGCGCAAGGTCAAGGCATTGACCGACATGGGCATCAAGGTCGCTGAGCGCGTGCCTCTGCACACCGGCCACAACCCGCATAACCGTCACTACCTGGCCACCAAAGCCGGCAAGCTTGGCCACATGATGGGCAACGAGCACCAGGGCGAGCCGCAGGCGTGA
- a CDS encoding cobalamin-binding protein: MRILFCLLALLAFGAKAEGVPRVVSLAPSMTEIMLELHADDLLVGVLDGGQRPASLQGLPSVGRYSQLDMERLLSLAPDLLLLWPDSVAPAQRDQLRRLGIPTFVGEPKDIDQLIGQIEAIGQRVGRAERGRQYAAALRERLQGLRQQYRRQQPLRVFYQVWDRPLYTLGGQQIVSDALSVCGARNVFADLTQPAPQVSVESVLLRDPQVILAGDKAQLASWKAWRTLDAVANDRLLVVPDKGLERPSGQMIEATARLCALLAARAPASR; encoded by the coding sequence ATGCGCATTCTTTTCTGCCTGCTGGCCCTGTTGGCCTTCGGCGCCAAGGCCGAGGGTGTTCCGCGGGTGGTCAGCCTGGCCCCTTCGATGACCGAGATCATGCTCGAGCTGCACGCCGACGACCTGCTGGTAGGTGTGCTCGACGGTGGTCAGCGGCCGGCGTCGCTGCAAGGCCTGCCTTCGGTAGGGCGGTACAGCCAGCTCGACATGGAGCGCCTGCTCAGCCTTGCACCCGACCTGCTGCTGTTGTGGCCCGACAGCGTGGCGCCGGCGCAGCGCGACCAGCTCAGGCGCCTGGGCATCCCGACCTTCGTTGGCGAGCCCAAGGATATCGACCAGTTGATCGGGCAGATCGAAGCCATCGGCCAGCGGGTAGGGCGTGCCGAACGAGGCCGGCAATACGCGGCCGCCTTGCGTGAACGGCTGCAGGGGTTGCGCCAGCAGTACCGGCGGCAACAGCCGTTGCGCGTGTTCTACCAAGTGTGGGACCGGCCGTTGTACACCCTTGGCGGGCAGCAGATCGTCAGCGATGCGCTGAGTGTTTGTGGTGCGCGCAATGTTTTCGCCGACCTCACCCAGCCTGCACCTCAGGTGAGCGTGGAATCCGTGCTGTTGCGCGACCCGCAGGTGATCCTCGCCGGCGACAAGGCCCAGCTGGCCAGTTGGAAGGCCTGGCGCACCCTCGACGCGGTGGCCAATGATCGCTTGCTGGTGGTGCCGGACAAGGGGCTGGAGCGCCCCAGTGGCCAGATGATCGAGGCCACGGCGCGCCTGTGCGCGCTGCTGGCGGCTAGAGCGCCGGCGTCCAGGTGA
- a CDS encoding RtcB family protein, which yields MDILEVAGGKPVKLWTDGVPVEDDARRQLLNTARMPFIFKHLAVMPDVHLGKGSTIGSVIPTVGAIIPAAVGVDIGCGMIAARTSLHARDLPDNLHGLRSAIEQAVPHGKTFGRHDQGAWGQVPAQADQVWRGLAVRFKTITDKYPRLEKTNNRHHLGTLGGGNHFIEVCLDEAERVWFMLHSGSRGVGNAIGNLFIELAQADLRQHLANLPDKDLAYFEEGSRHFADYVEAVEWAQDFARHNRELMMQAVVGAVRRVLGRPFDASLEAVNCHHNYVQRERHFGREVLVTRKGAVSAQKGQLGIIPGSMGARSFIVRGLGNEESFCSCSHGAGRVMSRTKAKSRFTLEDQRRATAHVECRKDKDVIDEIPMAYKDIDAVMQAQRELVEVVHTLRQVVCVKG from the coding sequence ATGGACATTCTCGAAGTCGCCGGTGGCAAGCCGGTCAAGTTGTGGACCGACGGTGTACCCGTGGAAGACGATGCCCGCCGGCAGCTGTTGAACACCGCGCGCATGCCATTCATCTTCAAGCACCTGGCGGTGATGCCAGACGTCCACCTGGGCAAGGGGTCGACCATCGGCAGTGTGATCCCCACGGTCGGCGCGATCATCCCGGCGGCCGTGGGCGTGGACATTGGTTGCGGCATGATCGCCGCGCGTACTTCGCTGCATGCCCGCGACCTGCCGGACAACCTGCATGGCCTGCGCAGCGCCATCGAGCAGGCCGTGCCCCACGGCAAGACCTTCGGCCGCCACGATCAGGGCGCCTGGGGCCAGGTACCGGCCCAGGCAGACCAGGTGTGGAGAGGGCTGGCCGTGCGCTTCAAGACGATCACCGACAAGTACCCGCGCCTGGAGAAGACCAACAACCGCCATCACCTGGGCACCCTGGGCGGCGGCAACCACTTCATCGAGGTGTGCCTGGATGAAGCCGAGCGGGTGTGGTTCATGTTGCACAGCGGCTCGCGCGGGGTGGGCAATGCCATCGGCAACCTGTTCATCGAGCTGGCCCAGGCGGACTTGCGCCAGCACCTGGCCAACCTGCCGGACAAGGACCTGGCCTACTTCGAGGAAGGCAGCCGGCACTTCGCCGACTACGTCGAAGCGGTGGAATGGGCCCAGGATTTCGCCCGGCATAACCGCGAGCTGATGATGCAGGCGGTGGTCGGTGCCGTGCGCAGGGTGCTGGGCCGGCCTTTCGACGCCAGCCTCGAAGCGGTCAACTGCCACCACAACTATGTACAGCGCGAGCGGCACTTCGGTCGCGAGGTGCTGGTGACCCGCAAGGGCGCGGTATCGGCGCAGAAGGGGCAACTGGGCATCATTCCGGGCTCAATGGGTGCCAGGAGCTTCATCGTGCGTGGGCTGGGGAACGAAGAATCGTTCTGTTCGTGCAGCCATGGCGCCGGCAGGGTGATGAGCCGGACCAAGGCCAAGAGCCGCTTCACTCTCGAGGACCAGCGGCGCGCCACCGCCCATGTGGAGTGCCGCAAGGACAAGGATGTGATCGACGAGATCCCCATGGCCTACAAGGACATCGATGCGGTGATGCAGGCCCAGCGTGAGCTGGTGGAAGTGGTGCACACCTTGCGTCAGGTGGTGTGCGTCAAGGGGTGA
- a CDS encoding phosphatidylglycerophosphatase A — translation MTDHPNQVPAEFVPPSVWRNPWHFIAFGFGSGTLPKAPGTWGSLVALPFVPLWQMLPDWGYWLLLGITMLFGFWLCGKVANDLRVHDHEGIVWDEMVGMWITLWLVPEGWQWLLAGFLMFRFFDILKPWPIRWIDRHVHGGVGIMLDDILAGVFAWLGMQVLVWVVA, via the coding sequence GTGACCGACCACCCCAACCAGGTGCCTGCGGAGTTCGTTCCGCCTTCGGTCTGGCGCAACCCCTGGCACTTCATCGCCTTCGGCTTCGGCTCCGGTACCTTGCCCAAGGCGCCTGGCACCTGGGGCTCGCTGGTGGCGCTGCCGTTCGTTCCGCTCTGGCAGATGCTGCCGGACTGGGGCTACTGGCTGCTGCTGGGCATCACCATGCTGTTCGGCTTCTGGCTGTGCGGCAAGGTCGCCAATGACCTACGTGTGCATGACCACGAAGGCATCGTCTGGGACGAGATGGTCGGCATGTGGATCACCCTGTGGCTGGTGCCGGAGGGTTGGCAGTGGTTGCTGGCAGGGTTCCTGATGTTCCGCTTCTTCGACATCCTCAAGCCCTGGCCGATCCGTTGGATCGACCGCCATGTGCATGGCGGCGTCGGGATCATGCTCGACGATATCCTGGCCGGTGTGTTCGCCTGGCTGGGCATGCAGGTATTGGTGTGGGTGGTTGCCTGA
- a CDS encoding MFS transporter yields MTRSQVKRRLALAWWQYLAVGLVPLPVMAWAFGGGDALVPVLAMPLFIAGAASMFLSLPRFGAYKHALIATSKALGSPEEPQAWIELAEVRRMAMLFACFPAWVAALSVLVGLEAVPQILLALSTAVLLYLYRIPRQLG; encoded by the coding sequence GTGACCCGCAGCCAGGTGAAGCGGCGCCTGGCGCTGGCGTGGTGGCAATACCTGGCGGTAGGCCTGGTGCCACTGCCGGTGATGGCCTGGGCCTTTGGTGGCGGCGATGCCCTTGTCCCAGTCCTGGCCATGCCGCTGTTCATTGCCGGCGCTGCCTCGATGTTCCTCAGCCTGCCGCGTTTCGGCGCCTACAAGCACGCCCTGATCGCCACTTCGAAGGCCCTTGGCTCGCCCGAGGAGCCCCAGGCGTGGATCGAGCTGGCCGAAGTGCGACGCATGGCCATGTTGTTCGCCTGCTTTCCTGCGTGGGTCGCGGCACTTTCGGTACTGGTCGGCCTGGAGGCGGTGCCACAGATCCTCCTGGCACTGTCCACCGCAGTGCTGCTCTACCTGTACCGCATTCCCCGCCAGCTGGGCTGA
- the ribB gene encoding 3,4-dihydroxy-2-butanone-4-phosphate synthase, whose amino-acid sequence MSTMHHPKFPNVTAAIAAFQAGRPVLLLDDDDREDEADIIAAAENISLQTMAMMIRDCSGIVCLCLDEATVDDLQLAPMVRNNEARHGTGFTVSIEAAEGVTTGVSARDRITTIEAALRSTAEQRHIVSPGHVFPLRARDGGVLARRGHTEGSVDLARLAGLRPAAVLCELMNPDGSMARGEEVAVYARQYNLPVLTIEELAQYRQAMMLETANA is encoded by the coding sequence ATGTCCACCATGCACCACCCCAAATTCCCCAACGTCACCGCTGCCATCGCCGCCTTCCAGGCCGGGCGCCCCGTGCTGCTGCTCGACGATGACGACCGCGAGGACGAAGCGGACATCATCGCCGCTGCCGAGAACATTTCGTTGCAGACCATGGCCATGATGATCCGCGACTGCAGCGGCATTGTCTGCCTGTGCCTGGACGAGGCCACCGTCGATGACCTGCAGTTGGCTCCCATGGTGCGGAACAACGAGGCCCGCCATGGCACCGGCTTTACCGTCAGCATCGAGGCCGCCGAGGGCGTCACCACCGGCGTGTCCGCCCGGGACCGGATCACCACCATCGAGGCGGCCCTGCGCTCGACCGCCGAGCAACGCCATATCGTCAGCCCTGGGCACGTGTTCCCGCTGCGTGCGCGTGACGGCGGCGTGCTGGCCCGCCGAGGCCATACCGAAGGGTCGGTCGACCTGGCGCGCCTGGCGGGTCTGCGGCCGGCGGCGGTGCTGTGCGAGTTGATGAACCCGGACGGCAGCATGGCCCGTGGCGAGGAGGTGGCGGTGTATGCGCGGCAATACAACTTGCCGGTGCTGACCATCGAGGAACTGGCGCAGTACCGCCAGGCAATGATGCTGGAAACAGCGAACGCCTGA
- a CDS encoding exodeoxyribonuclease VII small subunit, producing MARKKASIDFEQSLADLQALVERLENGELSLEESLAAFEQGIALTRDCQGALAQAEQKVQILLERDGELAAQPFDAEPEA from the coding sequence ATGGCCCGCAAAAAAGCCTCCATCGATTTCGAGCAATCCCTCGCCGACCTGCAAGCCTTGGTCGAGCGCCTGGAGAACGGCGAATTGTCGCTGGAAGAGTCGCTGGCCGCCTTCGAACAAGGCATTGCCCTGACCCGCGATTGCCAAGGCGCCCTGGCCCAGGCCGAGCAGAAGGTGCAGATCCTGCTCGAGCGCGACGGCGAGCTGGCGGCCCAGCCGTTCGACGCGGAGCCCGAAGCATGA
- the dxs gene encoding 1-deoxy-D-xylulose-5-phosphate synthase yields MPTTFQEIPRERPVTPLLDRADTPAGLRRLAEADLETLADELRQELLYTVGQTGGHFGAGLGVIELTIALHYVFDTPDDRLVWDVGHQAYPHKILTGRRNRMLSLRQKDGIAAFPRRVESEYDTFGVGHSSTSISAALGMAIAARLQNDPRKSIAVIGDGALTAGMAFEALNHAQEVDADMLVILNDNDMSISRNVGGLSNYLAKILSSRTYASMREGSKKVLSRLPGAWEIARRTEEYAKGMLVPGTLFEELGWNYIGPIDGHDLPTLIATLRNMRDLKGPQFLHVITKKGKGFAPAELDPIGYHAITKLEPVDKPAAPKKVSGPKYSAVFGQWLCDMAAADNRLVGITPAMKEGSDLVAFSERYPERYFDVAIAEQHAVTLAAGMACEGAKPVVAIYSTFLQRAYDQLIHDVAVQNLDVLFAIDRAGLVGEDGPTHAGSFDLSYLRCIPGMLVMTPSDENELRKMLTTGHLYNGPAAVRYPRGTGPNAPISGDLEPLVIGKGVVRRKGEKVALLVFGVQLAEAMKVAEQINATVVDMRFVKPLDESLVLELAANHELLVTVEENAIMGGAGAAVSEFLAREAVLKPMLHLGLPDIYVEHAKPAQMLAECGLDAAGIEASVKARMAKLGL; encoded by the coding sequence ATGCCCACGACGTTTCAAGAGATCCCCCGCGAACGCCCGGTCACGCCATTGCTGGACCGCGCTGACACGCCTGCCGGCCTGCGCCGGCTGGCTGAAGCCGACCTGGAGACCCTGGCCGACGAGCTGCGCCAGGAGTTGCTCTATACCGTTGGTCAGACCGGTGGGCATTTCGGCGCCGGCCTGGGCGTCATCGAGCTGACGATCGCCCTGCACTACGTCTTCGACACACCGGACGACCGCCTGGTGTGGGACGTCGGTCACCAGGCCTACCCGCACAAGATCCTCACCGGCCGGCGCAACCGCATGCTCAGCCTGCGCCAGAAGGACGGCATCGCCGCCTTCCCACGCCGCGTGGAAAGCGAGTACGACACCTTCGGCGTCGGCCACTCCAGCACCTCGATCAGCGCTGCCCTGGGCATGGCCATCGCCGCCCGCCTGCAGAACGACCCGCGCAAGTCCATCGCGGTGATCGGCGACGGTGCCCTGACCGCCGGCATGGCCTTCGAGGCGCTGAACCACGCCCAGGAAGTCGATGCCGACATGCTGGTGATCCTCAACGACAACGACATGTCGATCTCGCGCAATGTCGGTGGCTTGTCCAACTACCTGGCCAAGATCCTTTCCAGCCGCACCTACGCAAGCATGCGCGAAGGCAGCAAGAAGGTTCTGTCGCGCCTGCCGGGCGCCTGGGAAATCGCCCGCCGCACCGAGGAATACGCCAAGGGCATGCTGGTACCGGGCACCCTGTTCGAGGAACTGGGCTGGAACTACATCGGCCCTATCGACGGCCACGACCTGCCGACCCTGATCGCCACGCTGCGCAACATGCGCGACCTCAAGGGCCCGCAGTTCCTGCACGTGATCACCAAGAAGGGCAAGGGCTTCGCCCCGGCCGAGCTGGACCCGATCGGCTACCACGCCATCACCAAGCTCGAGCCCGTCGACAAGCCCGCCGCGCCGAAGAAGGTCAGTGGGCCGAAGTATTCGGCGGTGTTCGGCCAGTGGCTGTGCGACATGGCCGCCGCCGACAACCGCCTGGTGGGCATCACCCCGGCGATGAAGGAAGGCTCGGACCTGGTGGCCTTCAGCGAACGCTATCCCGAGCGCTACTTCGACGTGGCCATCGCCGAGCAGCACGCGGTCACCCTGGCCGCAGGCATGGCTTGCGAAGGCGCCAAGCCGGTGGTCGCCATCTACTCGACCTTCCTTCAGCGTGCCTACGACCAGCTGATCCACGACGTGGCGGTGCAGAACCTCGATGTGCTGTTCGCCATCGACCGTGCAGGCCTGGTGGGCGAGGACGGCCCGACCCACGCGGGCAGCTTCGACCTGTCGTACCTGCGCTGCATCCCGGGCATGCTGGTGATGACCCCCAGCGACGAGAACGAGCTGCGCAAGATGCTCACCACCGGCCACCTGTACAACGGCCCGGCGGCGGTGCGCTACCCCCGCGGTACCGGCCCCAACGCGCCGATCAGCGGCGACCTGGAACCGCTGGTGATTGGCAAGGGTGTGGTGCGCCGCAAGGGCGAGAAGGTCGCCCTGCTGGTGTTCGGCGTACAACTGGCCGAGGCGATGAAGGTGGCAGAGCAGATCAACGCCACCGTGGTCGACATGCGTTTCGTCAAGCCACTGGACGAGTCCCTGGTGCTGGAACTGGCGGCCAACCATGAGCTGCTGGTGACCGTCGAAGAGAACGCCATCATGGGTGGCGCCGGCGCTGCGGTCAGTGAGTTCCTGGCTCGCGAGGCGGTGCTCAAGCCAATGCTGCACCTTGGGCTGCCGGATATTTATGTCGAGCATGCCAAGCCGGCGCAGATGCTGGCTGAATGTGGCCTGGATGCAGCTGGGATCGAGGCTTCGGTGAAAGCCCGCATGGCCAAGCTCGGCCTGTAA
- the ispA gene encoding (2E,6E)-farnesyl diphosphate synthase codes for MIGQYQASCQARVDAALEPLFVAPSKELERLYAAMRYSVMNGGKRVRPLLAYAACEAFGVPAEQANGAACAVELIHAYSLVHDDLPAMDDDDLRRGQPTTHKAFDEACAILAGDGLQSLAFSALLDPLLSPQADTVRLQMVQALAQAAGPAGMVGGQAIDLGSVGLKLGQQALEYMHRHKTGALIEASVRLGALASARANQAQLDALQTYAQAIGLAFQVQDDILDVESDTATLGKRQGADIARDKPTYPALLGLEAAKAYALELRDQALGALEGFGDSAEPLRALARYIVERRH; via the coding sequence ATGATCGGCCAGTACCAGGCAAGCTGCCAGGCACGCGTCGATGCGGCCCTGGAGCCGCTATTCGTAGCTCCGTCCAAGGAGCTCGAGCGGCTCTATGCGGCCATGCGCTACAGCGTGATGAACGGTGGCAAGCGTGTACGGCCATTGCTGGCCTATGCCGCCTGCGAAGCCTTCGGCGTCCCAGCCGAACAGGCCAACGGGGCAGCCTGTGCCGTCGAGCTGATCCATGCCTACTCGCTGGTGCATGACGACCTGCCTGCCATGGACGACGACGACCTGCGCCGTGGCCAGCCGACTACCCATAAGGCCTTCGACGAAGCCTGCGCCATCCTCGCAGGCGACGGCCTGCAAAGCCTGGCCTTCAGTGCCCTGCTCGACCCCCTGCTCAGCCCCCAGGCCGATACCGTTCGCCTGCAGATGGTCCAGGCCCTGGCCCAGGCTGCCGGCCCGGCCGGTATGGTCGGCGGCCAGGCCATCGACCTGGGGTCGGTGGGCCTTAAGCTCGGCCAGCAGGCCCTGGAATACATGCACCGGCACAAGACCGGCGCTCTGATCGAAGCCAGCGTGCGCCTTGGCGCCCTGGCCAGCGCCCGCGCCAACCAGGCGCAGCTGGACGCCCTGCAGACCTACGCCCAGGCCATTGGCCTGGCGTTCCAGGTGCAGGACGACATCCTCGATGTAGAGAGCGACACCGCCACCCTGGGCAAGCGCCAGGGCGCCGATATCGCCCGCGACAAGCCCACCTACCCGGCCCTGCTGGGTCTGGAGGCTGCCAAGGCCTATGCACTGGAATTGCGCGACCAGGCCCTGGGTGCACTCGAAGGCTTTGGCGACAGCGCAGAACCCTTGCGCGCACTGGCTCGCTATATCGTCGAGCGTCGCCATTAA